The Anopheles coluzzii chromosome 2, AcolN3, whole genome shotgun sequence genome window below encodes:
- the LOC120947458 gene encoding latrophilin Cirl isoform X1 — MDLYERIELNRRKELPHLQRRQRQRNEKRRKQSNAGSNETSCIAGSDRERSILSPAAGEYPHPLRPLNTCDPLRGTEEPSQRWSNHDSCFVGNDAAEGGRSGRNVNCAPASSWRPPTDWRDKQCTRSRSRRKVMAYRSPLTIPRWRQALITGAIFLLAVLLPAAIAGSPKYETAYACEGKTLMIECEPGDLINLIRANYGRFSITICNDHGNVDWSVNCMSPKSLRVLHSKCAQKQNCSVLASTSMFGDPCPGTHKYLEAHYQCVSAAQSSTTTNRPSPPWLKTSQPIVWSTSTVRSPVLSRLNLTTDLGGGGGEVAVVAAVTPALSTPAVTLRPGASAGNVGTKTSQSPTTFRNKGFENKSVNDDLAIIKTITDRKKGGDPVEPLGPRTPYGGVEAGAAGTSGGGGLQKEEDDDDGADLFPTQTAVLSGAAAPPGVRKLDPAGTPTSVNGGGSVQIDISHACGPSTARNLFWNVTRVGEVNVQPCPGGATGIAKWRCVAVASLTPEQRVHLQQEHQQMLQIQAAQQQSAGGAGGVNAPSADDSGSHGDISFSSNSVALSDKQSMVGAATWYAYRPDLTQCRSLWLNNLEVRVQQPDSSLISIANDLAQVTSSKTLYGGDMLVATKIIQTMSQKMHYDIETIPDQRQREALVFELLNSVVKTGSNLLDQSQHASWLDLSVEDQMRVATSLLTGLEDNAFLLADTILREKHVVQKVKNILLSIRVLETRNFGKSTELFPDSSTERWQVSSDQIELPKAALIENSEGGLVRIVFVAFDRLEQILRPQFSNIQQQQHGSGGAGPSSGRVEPSQHRHLDTDGIASANVAGLGANDGTFGSSAGGGAGTRSTDAGSPSDAGVTVVPRLRLLNSKVISASLGKGRHIQLSQPIRMVLRHLRTKNVSNPTCVFWNYIDHAWSEDGCHVEYTNSTHTVCMCNHLTNFALLVDAVDNETQLSLLSHLDDSLLLYIGIAVLVAVVVIALFARKLCYSSVLAKLRNGGPEAGAAGLRGGPIDRDPAGLSISAHHGTVAGRLHHHHHGGSNNAGVDLHHPTVATAGHHHHHMVHHHLPPPGTGHHLLVADDFHHQQQQSQQPHPANNNLHNHHPNNLAGGGNHHHVNSNNLVTTTFNNLNGGGGIGGGNCSPSPPGSGYDHHHPGHHLARLNNNVNVNFPSNISSSSNNSTNNSAAAAAALLLTGAGKGGDDALAKPFPSYRTNNNQINLLRAANHHAQQQQQQHQQQQQQQHQQHQQPAPSANAPSAAVLLQQQQHHHRHHLHHQPQAAAATAGTILLQGFGGDGGPSSPSASSLIASTSLITTIAQPTSQQTSPAGRGRGGGGGSMDSSGSDRSSSGSTTAAEMVAYNLSGEIGDGGAGLANGAGSPGNQLHLHHHQGSIGSSASSGLLVVAAGGGNAGGSVSVGTAGTITSSASSSASASVPLLHHHHHHHLHHHLHQHLHPGGSVSPPSDHSSVPIPSKRNL; from the coding sequence ATGGATTTGTATGAACGCATCGAGCTGAACAGAAGGAAAGAATTGCCACACCTGCAGCGAAGGCAGCGGCAGCGAAATGAGAAGAGAAGAAAGCAATCGAATGCCGGTAGTAATGAGACGTCGTGCATTGCCGGAAGCGATCGGGAACGGAGTATCCTTAGCCCCGCTGCGGGTGAATATCCACATCCGCTGCGACCGTTAAACACCTGCGATCCGCTGAGAGGGACGGAAGAGCCGTCACAGCGGTGGAGTAACCACGACAGTTGCTTTGTAGGCAACGATGCAGCGGAGGGCGGCCGTTCGGGCCGAAATGTAAACTGTGCGCCCGCCAGCTCTTGGCGACCGCCCACCGATTGGCGTGACAAACAGTGTACACGCAGCCGGAGCCGCCGAAAAGTGATGGCGTACCGGAGCCCACTCACCATCCCCCGGTGGCGACAAGCCCTTATCACCGGTGCCATATTCCTGCTAGCGGTTCTGCTTCCCGCAGCAATCGCCGGTTCGCCCAAGTACGAAACGGCGTACGCATGCGAAGGGAAAACGCTCATGATCGAGTGTGAACCGGGCGATCTGATCAATCTAATACGGGCGAACTACGGTCGCTTTTCGATCACCATCTGCAACGATCACGGTAACGTGGACTGGAGCGTCAACTGTATGTCGCCCAAGAGCCTGCGGGTGCTGCACTCGAAGTGTGCCCAGAAGCAGAACTGCTCCGTGCTAGCGTCGACCAGCATGTTCGGCGATCCGTGCCCGGGCACGCACAAATATCTCGAGGCACACTACCAGTGCGTGTCGGCGGCGCAGTCCTCCACCACCACGAACCGGCCGAGCCCGCCGTGGCTCAAGACGTCCCAGCCGATCGTGTGGAGTACGTCCACCGTGCGCAGTCCGGTACTGAGTCGGCTCAATCTAACCACCGATTTAGGGGGTGGCGGTGGCGAAGTGGCCGTCGTGGCAGCCGTTACGCCCGCCCTGTCAACACCGGCCGTCACGTTACGCCCCGGTGCAAGCGCCGGGAACGTCGGTACCAAAACCAGTCAATCACCGACCACCTTCCGGAACAAGGGGTTCGAGAACAAGAGCGTCAATGACGATCTGGCCATCATCAAGACGATCACTGACCGGAAGAAAGGTGGCGATCCGGTGGAGCCGCTCGGGCCGAGGACTCCGTACGGTGGTGTGGAGGCCGGTGCAGCCGGAACGTCCGGAGGCGGCGGCCTGCAGAAGGAGgaagacgatgacgatggtgccGACCTGTTCCCGACCCAAACGGCAGTATTATccggtgcagcagcaccacccgGCGTCCGGAAGCTGGACCCCGCCGGTACGCCGACCAGCGTCAATGGCGGGGGCAGCGTGCAGATTGACATTAGCCACGCGTGCGGACCGAGCACCGCCCGCAACCTGTTCTGGAATGTGACGCGCGTGGGCGAGGTGAACGTGCAGCCGTGTCCGGGCGGTGCGACCGGCATCGCCAAGTGGCGGTGCGTGGCGGTCGCCTCGCTAACGCCCGAGCAGCGCGTCCACCTGCAGCAGGAACACCAGCAGATGCTGCAGATCCAGGCCGCACAGCAGCAGTCGGCGGGAGGCGCGGGCGGCGTTAACGCACCGTCAGCGGACGATAGTGGTAGCCATGGTGATATTAGTTTTAGTAGCAACAGTGTTGCCCTTAGCGATAAGCAATCGATGGTCGGTGCCGCTACCTGGTACGCCTACCGGCCGGACCTAACGCAGTGCCGCAGTCTGTGGCTGAACAATCTCGAGGTGCGCGTGCAGCAGCCCGATTCGTCGCTCATCTCGATCGCGAACGATCTGGCGCAGGTGACGAGCAGTAAGACGCTGTACGGCGGCGACATGCTCGTCGCGACCAAAATCATCCAGACGATGTCGCAAAAGATGCACTACGACATCGAGACAATACCGGACCAGCGGCAGCGGGAGGCACTCGTGTTCGAGCTGCTGAACAGTGTGGTCAAAACCGGGAGCAACCTGCTCGACCAGTCGCAGCACGCCAGCTGGCTGGATCTGAGCGTGGAGGATCAGATGCGGGTCGCCACCTCGCTGCTGACCGGGCTGGAGGACAACGCGTTCCTGCTGGCCGACACGATACTGCGCGAAAAGCACGTCGTGCAGAAGGTGAAGAACATTCTGCTCTCGATACGCGTGCTCGAGACGCGCAACTTTGGCAAGAGCACGGAGCTGTTTCCCGACTCGTCCACCGAGCGGTGGCAGGTCAGCAGCGATCAGATCGAGCTACCGAAGGCGGCCCTGATCGAGAACAGCGAGGGCGGCCTGGTGCGTATCGTGTTCGTGGCGTTCGATCGGCTCGAGCAGATATTGCGCCCACAGTTCAGCAacattcagcagcagcagcatggttCCGGTGGCGCAGGGCCATCGTCCGGACGGGTTGAGCCGAGCCAGCACCGGCACCTGGACACGGACGGCATCGCATCAGCCAACGTTGCCGGGCTGGGCGCAAACGATGGCACCTTTGGGTCGTCCGCCGGTGGCGGTGCGGGCACACGCAGCACCGATGCGGGCTCGCCGTCCGACGCGGGTGTCACGGTGGTGCCGCGTTTGCGATTGCTCAACAGCAAGGTGATTTCCGCCAGCCTCGGCAAGGGTCGGCACATTCAACTTTCGCAACCGATCCGCATGGTTCTGCGGCATCTGCGCACCAAAAACGTGTCCAACCCGACGTGCGTATTCTGGAACTACATTGACCATGCGTGGTCGGAGGACGGCTGCCACGTGGAGTACACGAACAGCACGCACACGGTGTGCATGTGCAACCATTTGACGAACTTTGCGCTGCTCGTGGATGCGGTGGACAACGAGACGCAGCTGTCGTTGCTGTCCCATCTGGATGACAGTTTGCTGCTCTACATCGGCATCGCCGTACTGGTCGCCGTAGTGGTGATCGCTCTGTTCGCGCGCAAGCTCTGCTACAGCTCGGTGCTTGCCAAGCTGCGCAACGGTGGGCCCGAAGCGGGTGCTGCCGGTCTACGCGGAGGGCCCATCGATCGGGATCCTGCCGGGCTGTCCATCTCCGCACATCACGGCACGGTTGCGGGTCGActgcatcatcaccatcatggCGGTAGCAACAATGCGGGCGTGGATCTGCATCATCCGACCGTCGCGACGGCgggccaccaccatcatcacatgGTGCATCATCATCTGCCACCGCCGGGCACCGGCCACCATCTGCTGGTTGCGGACGATttccaccatcagcagcagcagtcgcaaCAGCCGCACCCGGCAAACAACAACCTGCACAATCACCATCCGAACAATCTGGCCGGTGGTGGCAATCATCATCAcgtcaacagcaacaacctgGTAACGACCACCTTCAACAATCTGAACGGCGGCGGTGGAATCGGGGGCGGCAACTGTTCGCCCTCACCGCCGGGCAGCGGGTACGACCATCACCATCCTGGCCATCATCTCGCCCGGCTGAACAACAATGTAAATGTCAACTTCCCTAGTAATATtagtagcagtagcaacaaTAGCACTAACAAcagtgccgccgccgccgccgccctcCTGCTCACCGGTGCGGGCAAGGGCGGTGACGATGCGCTGGCCAAACCTTTCCCCTCCTATCGCACGaataataatcaaatcaatctATTACGCGCAGCCAATCATcacgcacaacaacaacagcagcagcaccagcagcagcagcaacagcagcaccagcagcaccaacaacctGCACCATCAGCCAACGCACCATCTGCAGCAGTCCTccttcagcagcaacagcaccaccaccgccaccacctccaccaccaaccgCAAGCTGCCGCAGCCACCGCTGGCACCATCCTCCTACAAGGGTTCGGCGGTGATGGCGgcccatcatcaccatcagcatcatctcTAATCGCGTCCACCTCGCTGATCACGACGATCGCGCAGCCCACCTCCCAGCAGACATCGCCAGCGGGCAGGGGAaggggtggcggtggtggcagcaTGGACAGCAGCGGAAGcgatcgcagcagcagcggaagtACTACCGCCGCCGAGATGGTTGCGTACAATCTGAGCGGTGAGATcggcgatggtggtgcggGGTTGGCCAATGGTGCCGGTTCGCCCGGGAATCAGCTACACCTGCACCATCATCAGGGCAGTATTGGTAGCAGCGCTTCCTCGGGTTTGCTAGTCGTTGCTGCCGGTGGTGGGAATGCGGGTGGCAGCGTGAGTGTCGGTACGGCTGGCACAATCACCTCGTCCGCGTCGTCGAGCGCGAGTGCGAGTGTGCCGCTgctgcaccatcaccaccatcaccatctgcATCACCATCTGCACCAGCATCTGCACCCGGGCGGTTCTGTCTCACCACCGTCCGATCATTCCTCCGTACCGATCCCGAGCAAGCGGAACCTTTGA